From Mustela nigripes isolate SB6536 chromosome 13, MUSNIG.SB6536, whole genome shotgun sequence, one genomic window encodes:
- the IMP3 gene encoding U3 small nucleolar ribonucleoprotein protein IMP3 — translation MVRKLKFHEQKLLKQVDFLNWEVTDHNLHELRVLRRYRLQRREDYTRYNQLSRAVRELARRLRDLPERDPFRVRASAALLDKLYALGLVPTRGSLELCDFVTASSFCRRRLPTVLLKLRMAQHLQAAVAFVEQGHVRVGPDVVTDPAFLVTRSMEDFVTWVDSSKIRRHVLEYNEERDDFDLEA, via the coding sequence ATGGTGCGGAAGCTAAAGTTTCACGAGCAGAAGCTGCTGAAGCAGGTGGACTTCCTGAATTGGGAGGTCACTGACCACAACCTGCACGAGCTGCGCGTGTTGCGGCGTTATCGGCTGCAGCGGCGGGAGGACTATACGCGCTACAACCAGCTGAGCCGGGCTGTGCGCGAGCTGGCGCGGCGCCTGCGCGACCTACCCGAGCGCGACCCGTTTCGCGTGCGCGCCTCGGCCGCCCTCCTGGACAAGTTGTATGCTCTCGGCCTGGTGCCCACTCGCGGCTCACTCGAGCTCTGCGACTTCGTCACGGCCTCGTCCTTCTGTCGCCGCCGACTGCCCACCGTGCTCCTGAAGCTGCGTATGGCGCAGCACCTCCAGGCTGCCGTGGCTTTCGTGGAGCAGGGCCACGTGCGCGTGGGCCCCGACGTGGTCACCGACCCCGCCTTCCTTGTCACGCGCAGCATGGAGGACTTTGTCACCTGGGTTGACTCGTCCAAGATCAGGCGGCACGTGCTGGAGTACAATGAGGAGCGCGATGACTTCGATCTGGAGGCCTAG